A genome region from Alistipes dispar includes the following:
- a CDS encoding cation diffusion facilitator family transporter yields MAHEHAHAGLHHHHEHRITSLNRAFLVGIVLNVGFVVVEFAVGLFYGSMGLLSDAGHNLSDVAGLLLAMLAFRLAQAHATPRYTYGYKKSTVLISLLNSVILLIAVGVIVAESIGRMLHPEPIAGGAIAWTAGVGVVVNGFTAWLFMKDKERDLNVKGAYLHMAADALVSIGVLVSGVVISWTGWTVVDPVVGLAVAGVIVASVWSLTRDSLRLSLDGVPEGIDVGRVEAEMTSVEGVRAVHHIHIWAMSTTENALTAHVVLEDLARLEEVKRRLKERLAGEGIPHATLEFESAAARCCDLCD; encoded by the coding sequence ATGGCACACGAACACGCACACGCCGGGCTCCATCACCACCACGAGCACCGGATCACGTCGCTCAACCGGGCGTTTCTCGTGGGGATCGTCCTCAACGTGGGATTCGTCGTCGTGGAGTTCGCCGTCGGACTTTTCTACGGTTCGATGGGGCTGCTCTCCGACGCCGGGCACAACCTCTCCGACGTGGCCGGCCTGCTGCTGGCCATGCTGGCGTTCCGGTTGGCGCAGGCGCACGCCACGCCCAGGTACACCTACGGATACAAGAAGAGCACGGTGCTCATTTCGCTGCTCAACTCCGTGATCCTGCTGATCGCCGTGGGCGTCATCGTCGCCGAGAGTATCGGGCGGATGCTGCATCCCGAGCCGATCGCGGGCGGGGCGATCGCGTGGACGGCGGGCGTCGGGGTCGTCGTGAACGGCTTTACGGCGTGGCTCTTCATGAAGGACAAGGAGAGAGACCTCAACGTGAAGGGCGCCTACCTGCACATGGCCGCCGATGCGCTGGTGTCGATCGGCGTGCTGGTTTCGGGCGTCGTGATCTCGTGGACGGGCTGGACGGTCGTGGACCCCGTTGTGGGGCTGGCCGTGGCCGGAGTGATCGTGGCTTCGGTGTGGTCGCTGACCCGCGACAGCCTGCGGCTCTCGCTCGACGGCGTGCCGGAGGGAATCGACGTCGGGCGCGTGGAGGCGGAGATGACCTCCGTGGAGGGGGTCCGGGCGGTGCATCATATCCATATCTGGGCGATGAGCACCACCGAGAACGCCCTCACGGCGCATGTCGTGCTGGAGGACCTCGCCCGGCTGGAGGAGGTGAAACGGCGGCTCAAGGAGCGGCTCGCCGGGGAGGGCATTCCCCATGCGACGCTCGAATTCGAGTCGGCGGCGGCCCGCTGCTGCG
- a CDS encoding helix-turn-helix transcriptional regulator — MYGNSGYTGEDRMCDLVCDRYPVLQVMSRFGIALGFGDKTIAEVCAENKVDTATFLAVVNMQMNAGCNASEAAAGVSVRALTDYLHNSHGYFLDFRLPAIRRKLIEAVDCAQNDVSFAIMRFFDEYAAEVQRHMSYEEQTVFPYVESLLAGEKNTAYSIDVFRRQHDQVDAKLRELKNIIIKYYPSGSTNELNGVLFDIFTCEQELASHNAVEDDIFIPAVERLAADGVRDEKPEPLSAREREIIVCVVKGMTNKQIAEALCISAHTVITHRRNIAAKLQIHSAAGLTIYAIVNKLVELSEIKDTITDL, encoded by the coding sequence ATGTATGGAAATAGCGGATACACGGGCGAGGACCGGATGTGCGATCTGGTCTGCGACCGATACCCTGTTTTGCAGGTGATGAGCCGCTTCGGAATCGCTCTGGGATTCGGCGACAAGACCATCGCCGAGGTGTGCGCCGAGAACAAGGTCGATACGGCGACCTTCCTCGCCGTGGTCAATATGCAGATGAATGCGGGCTGCAACGCCTCGGAGGCGGCTGCCGGGGTGTCGGTGCGGGCGCTTACGGACTACCTCCACAATTCGCACGGCTACTTCCTCGACTTCCGCCTGCCGGCCATCCGCCGCAAGCTGATCGAGGCGGTGGACTGCGCGCAGAACGACGTGTCGTTCGCCATCATGCGCTTTTTCGACGAATACGCCGCCGAGGTGCAGCGGCACATGTCCTACGAGGAGCAGACCGTCTTCCCGTACGTCGAGTCGCTGCTGGCCGGTGAAAAGAATACGGCCTATTCGATCGACGTCTTCCGCCGCCAGCACGACCAGGTCGATGCGAAGCTGCGCGAGCTGAAGAACATCATCATCAAGTATTACCCTTCGGGCAGCACGAACGAGCTCAACGGCGTGCTGTTCGACATCTTCACCTGCGAGCAGGAGCTGGCGTCGCACAACGCCGTGGAGGACGACATCTTCATTCCGGCCGTCGAGCGGCTGGCGGCCGACGGCGTCCGCGACGAGAAGCCCGAGCCGCTGAGCGCCCGCGAGCGGGAGATCATCGTCTGCGTGGTGAAGGGCATGACCAACAAGCAGATCGCCGAAGCGCTCTGCATATCGGCCCACACCGTCATCACGCACCGGCGCAATATCGCCGCGAAGCTGCAAATACACTCCGCGGCGGGTCTGACGATCTACGCCATCGTCAATAAGCTGGTCGAATTGTCCGAGATCAAGGACACCATAACGGATCTGTGA
- a CDS encoding LTA synthase family protein, which produces MKRKITFVLAVFGATLLAMAVQKPVFLAWYAAEAAGAGFGGWCAVIWHGLSLDATVAGYVTALPLLLTLLSCWVRFPERLWRRVMTGYFVLVALLTAVVFAVDVALYEHWGFRLDSTILIYLADPKEAMASVDWALGVRQTLLGGVYTAAMLWLYGRVLRLFDGEPCGARRALPATLLFLLLAGGDFLAIRGGTGASVANVSKVYFSSEMFLNHAATNPVFSFLSSLGDNADYAAAYPFFDERTRAVRFDALRGNGRNAEPAVRVLDTLRPNVVVVILESFARTVMDEEVDGEPVMPNMQRLKREGVWFENFFANSFRTDRGEVAILSGFPAQTKTSVMKLPAKSRTLPSVARSLGREGYATSFAYGGDLNFTNQAQYMYATGWQELVWQKDLRFDTPPADWGYDDAVMCDWFADRVIALDAAGRPFLAGLLTLSSHKPFDVPYAKFENEVLNAMAFSDACVGAMIDRLKASPAWRNLLVVLVADHGYPYPKTLPYNVPLRHRIPMIWTGGAVAAPRVVEEYASQIDLAATLLGQLGIGHDDFEYSKDIFAPAPPRKFAYYTFNDGFGVVDATGEAIWDATGDRVVSATNPELLDVGRTMLQTTYTDLAGR; this is translated from the coding sequence ATGAAAAGAAAAATTACGTTCGTTCTTGCCGTTTTCGGCGCGACCCTTCTTGCGATGGCGGTGCAGAAGCCCGTCTTTCTGGCGTGGTACGCCGCGGAGGCGGCCGGCGCGGGTTTCGGCGGCTGGTGCGCCGTGATCTGGCACGGACTGTCGCTCGATGCGACGGTGGCGGGGTATGTGACGGCGCTGCCGCTGCTTCTGACCCTGCTGTCGTGCTGGGTGCGCTTCCCCGAACGCCTCTGGAGGCGGGTGATGACGGGCTATTTCGTCCTCGTCGCGCTTCTGACGGCCGTCGTTTTCGCCGTGGATGTCGCCCTGTACGAGCATTGGGGGTTCCGGCTCGATTCCACGATTCTGATCTATCTGGCCGATCCGAAGGAGGCGATGGCGAGCGTCGATTGGGCGCTGGGCGTGCGGCAGACCCTGCTGGGAGGCGTATATACGGCGGCGATGCTGTGGCTCTACGGCCGGGTGCTGCGGCTCTTCGACGGGGAGCCGTGCGGCGCGCGGCGCGCTTTGCCCGCGACGCTGCTCTTCCTGCTGCTGGCCGGGGGCGACTTCCTGGCGATCCGCGGCGGTACGGGGGCTTCGGTGGCCAACGTGTCGAAGGTCTATTTCAGCTCCGAGATGTTCCTCAACCATGCGGCGACGAACCCCGTCTTTTCGTTTCTGTCGAGTCTGGGCGACAATGCGGATTACGCTGCGGCCTATCCCTTCTTCGACGAGCGGACGCGGGCCGTGCGGTTCGACGCCCTGCGCGGAAACGGCCGGAACGCGGAACCCGCAGTGCGGGTGCTCGACACGCTCAGGCCGAATGTCGTGGTGGTGATTCTCGAGAGTTTCGCCCGCACGGTGATGGACGAGGAGGTGGACGGCGAACCGGTCATGCCCAACATGCAGCGGCTGAAGCGCGAAGGGGTGTGGTTCGAGAACTTCTTCGCCAACTCGTTCCGCACGGACCGCGGCGAGGTGGCGATCCTGAGCGGTTTCCCGGCCCAGACGAAGACGTCGGTCATGAAGCTGCCGGCCAAGAGCCGCACGCTGCCCTCCGTGGCCCGGTCGCTCGGCCGGGAGGGGTATGCCACGAGTTTCGCCTACGGCGGCGATCTCAACTTCACGAACCAGGCGCAGTACATGTACGCTACGGGATGGCAGGAACTTGTCTGGCAGAAGGACCTGCGTTTCGACACGCCGCCCGCGGACTGGGGCTACGACGATGCGGTCATGTGCGACTGGTTCGCCGACCGGGTCATCGCGCTCGACGCCGCGGGCCGGCCCTTTCTGGCGGGGCTGCTGACGCTGAGCAGCCACAAGCCCTTCGACGTTCCCTATGCGAAATTCGAAAACGAGGTGCTCAACGCCATGGCCTTCTCCGATGCGTGCGTCGGGGCGATGATCGACCGGCTGAAAGCCTCTCCGGCGTGGCGGAACCTCCTCGTCGTGCTGGTCGCCGACCACGGCTATCCCTATCCGAAGACGCTGCCCTACAACGTGCCGTTGCGTCACCGGATTCCGATGATCTGGACGGGCGGGGCCGTCGCCGCGCCGCGTGTCGTGGAGGAGTACGCCTCGCAGATCGACTTGGCCGCGACGCTGCTCGGCCAGTTGGGGATCGGGCACGACGATTTCGAGTACAGCAAGGACATTTTCGCCCCGGCCCCCCCCCGCAAGTTCGCCTACTACACGTTCAACGACGGCTTCGGCGTCGTGGACGCCACGGGCGAAGCGATCTGGGACGCCACGGGCGACCGCGTGGTGTCGGCGACGAACCCCGAGCTGCTGGACGTGGGGCGCACGATGTTGCAGACGACCTACACGGATCTCGCGGGGCGCTGA
- the upp gene encoding uracil phosphoribosyltransferase, translating into MTLHILSRQNTVLNKFIAQIRDKAVQRDSMRFRRNMERIGEIMAYEISKEFTYRPQIVTTPLGEASVETIGNEIVLATILRAGLPYHQGFLNYFDDAQNAFVSAYRKSTKDGKFTVKVEYISCGSLEGKTLLLVDPMLATGTSLALTYNALCEKGGTPAHTHVASVIASEQGVDYAMKHMPRETTSIWVAAVDEELTSRSYIVPGIGDAGDLAYGEKL; encoded by the coding sequence ATGACATTGCACATTCTTTCCCGGCAGAACACCGTTCTCAACAAGTTCATCGCCCAGATCCGCGACAAGGCGGTTCAGCGGGATTCGATGCGCTTCCGCCGCAACATGGAGCGGATCGGCGAGATCATGGCCTACGAGATTTCGAAGGAGTTCACCTACCGGCCGCAGATCGTCACGACGCCGCTGGGGGAGGCTTCGGTCGAGACGATCGGGAACGAGATCGTGCTGGCCACGATCCTCCGCGCCGGGCTTCCCTACCATCAGGGATTCCTCAACTATTTCGACGACGCGCAGAACGCCTTCGTGTCGGCCTACCGCAAGAGCACGAAGGACGGCAAGTTCACCGTGAAGGTCGAGTACATTTCGTGCGGCAGCCTGGAGGGCAAGACGCTGCTGCTGGTCGATCCGATGCTGGCCACCGGGACGTCGCTCGCACTGACCTACAATGCGTTGTGCGAGAAGGGCGGGACGCCGGCCCATACGCACGTCGCTTCGGTCATCGCCAGCGAGCAGGGCGTGGACTACGCGATGAAGCACATGCCGCGCGAGACGACCTCCATCTGGGTCGCCGCCGTGGACGAGGAGCTTACGTCGCGTTCCTACATCGTGCCCGGAATCGGGGACGCGGGCGACCTGGCCTACGGCGAAAAGCTCTGA
- the hflX gene encoding GTPase HflX — MKENNENNKPAAASAAGTGAPCERAVLVAVVRDNQDPRQAEEFLDELEFLAETADIRAVRRFTQRLPQPSARIYVGPGKLQEIADFCREEEIDVVIFDDELTPSQTRNIEKEMPCRLLDRTRLILDIFMSRAQTAYAKTQVQLANYEYMLPRLSGLWTHLERQRGGTGTRGGAGEREIETDRRIIRNRIAKLKEDLRRIDRQMAVQRSNRGALVRVALVGYTNVGKSTLMNLIAKSEVFAENKLFATLDTTVRKVVFDNLPFLLSDTVGFIRKLPTELIESFKSTLDEVREADLLVHVVDISHPQFEEQIAVVKQTLQEIGAGDKPVYLVFNKVDAYTYIKKEEDDLTPPTRENLSLDDLKRSWIARANTPCIFLSALAKTNLEKFRTDLYGMVREIHAGRYPFNNFLY, encoded by the coding sequence TTGAAAGAGAATAACGAAAACAACAAGCCGGCCGCGGCTTCCGCAGCCGGGACCGGAGCGCCGTGCGAACGTGCGGTGCTGGTGGCCGTCGTCCGCGACAACCAGGACCCGCGGCAGGCCGAAGAGTTCCTCGACGAGCTGGAGTTCCTGGCCGAGACGGCCGACATCCGGGCCGTCAGGCGTTTCACGCAGCGGCTGCCGCAGCCGTCGGCCCGGATCTATGTCGGGCCGGGCAAGTTGCAGGAGATAGCCGACTTCTGCCGCGAGGAGGAGATTGACGTGGTGATCTTCGACGACGAGCTGACGCCGTCGCAGACGCGCAACATCGAAAAGGAGATGCCCTGCCGCCTGCTGGACCGCACGCGCCTGATCCTCGATATCTTCATGTCGCGGGCGCAGACGGCTTACGCCAAGACGCAGGTGCAGTTGGCCAATTACGAGTACATGCTGCCCCGCCTGTCGGGGTTGTGGACCCACCTCGAGCGGCAGCGCGGCGGCACGGGAACCCGCGGCGGCGCGGGCGAGCGCGAGATCGAGACCGACCGCCGGATCATCCGCAACCGGATCGCCAAGCTCAAGGAGGACCTCCGGCGGATCGATCGGCAGATGGCCGTGCAGCGGTCGAACCGCGGCGCACTGGTCCGCGTGGCGCTGGTGGGTTATACGAACGTGGGCAAATCGACGCTGATGAACCTCATCGCGAAGAGCGAGGTCTTCGCAGAGAACAAGCTCTTCGCCACGCTCGACACGACGGTGCGCAAGGTGGTCTTCGACAACCTGCCGTTCCTCCTGTCGGACACGGTGGGATTCATCCGCAAGCTCCCCACGGAGCTGATCGAGTCGTTCAAATCGACGCTCGACGAGGTGCGCGAAGCCGACCTGCTGGTGCATGTGGTGGACATTTCGCATCCGCAGTTCGAGGAGCAGATCGCCGTGGTGAAGCAGACCCTGCAAGAGATCGGAGCGGGGGACAAACCCGTTTATCTGGTCTTCAACAAGGTCGATGCCTACACCTATATAAAGAAAGAGGAGGACGACCTCACGCCTCCGACGCGCGAGAACCTGTCGCTCGACGACCTGAAGCGAAGCTGGATCGCCCGGGCCAATACGCCCTGCATCTTCCTGTCGGCGCTGGCGAAGACCAATCTGGAGAAGTTCCGCACGGACCTCTACGGAATGGTCCGCGAGATTCACGCCGGACGCTACCCGTTCAACAATTTCCTCTACTGA
- a CDS encoding energy transducer TonB, whose translation MEIKKSRKADLQNKRGLLLEIGLVVSLGLVILAFWYTPKERKIEKLDLQTAIVEEQITEITRQDQKPPEPPKKVEVKVIADLLQVVTNDTKITTEVDFAEFDENTEVIQQVEVQEEEIEDDQPFLIAETMPSFQGGDLNTFRTWVQQNVRFPQIALENGIQGRVVLTFVIEKDGRLTNIEVLQTPDRSLSEEAIRVLSKSPKWSPGKQRNQAVRVKYTLPVDFRVQQ comes from the coding sequence ATGGAAATCAAGAAATCACGCAAAGCGGACCTTCAGAACAAGCGGGGTCTTTTGCTCGAAATCGGCCTCGTCGTATCGCTCGGCCTGGTGATTCTGGCCTTCTGGTACACGCCGAAGGAGCGTAAAATCGAAAAGCTCGATCTGCAGACCGCGATCGTCGAGGAGCAGATCACCGAGATCACCCGTCAGGACCAGAAGCCGCCCGAGCCTCCCAAGAAGGTGGAGGTGAAGGTGATCGCCGACCTGTTGCAGGTGGTGACCAACGACACGAAGATCACGACCGAAGTGGACTTCGCCGAGTTCGACGAGAACACGGAGGTGATCCAGCAGGTCGAGGTGCAGGAGGAGGAGATCGAGGACGACCAGCCCTTCCTGATCGCCGAGACGATGCCCTCGTTCCAGGGCGGCGACCTCAATACGTTCCGTACGTGGGTGCAGCAGAACGTGCGTTTCCCGCAGATCGCTCTCGAGAACGGCATTCAGGGCCGCGTGGTCCTTACGTTCGTGATCGAGAAGGACGGCCGTCTGACCAATATCGAGGTGTTGCAGACGCCCGACCGTTCGTTGTCGGAGGAGGCGATCCGCGTGCTGAGCAAGTCTCCGAAGTGGAGCCCCGGCAAGCAGCGTAACCAGGCCGTGCGTGTGAAGTACACCCTGCCGGTAGATTTCCGCGTGCAGCAATAG
- the rlmN gene encoding 23S rRNA (adenine(2503)-C(2))-methyltransferase RlmN, whose amino-acid sequence MTEKETLYGKNPEELAALCAELGLPRFAARQIARWLYVRGTEDPMRMTDLAATARERLAARFAPALSAPERVSVSADGTKKYLFRTRRGHYVESAYIPDGERATLCVSSQAGCRMGCRFCATGRQGLQESLPAAEILNQIVSLPERDRLTNLVFMGMGEPLDNPDQLLRTLSVITSEWGFGWSPTRVTVSTAGVVPQLRRFLDATKVHLAVSLHNPFREERMEIMPVERAWPIAEVTAILRGYDFTHQRRVSFEYIVLEGLNDSPRHIRGLSRLLDGIKCRINLIRFHRIPGSPYFSPDDEAMRRFRDALTARGIQTTIRASRGEDIQAACGLLSTEALGGR is encoded by the coding sequence ATGACGGAAAAGGAGACATTGTACGGAAAAAATCCGGAGGAGCTCGCGGCTCTCTGCGCCGAGCTGGGGCTGCCGCGCTTCGCCGCGCGGCAGATCGCCCGCTGGCTCTACGTGCGCGGAACCGAAGACCCGATGCGGATGACCGACCTCGCGGCGACGGCCCGCGAACGCCTCGCCGCACGGTTCGCCCCGGCGCTGAGCGCCCCCGAGCGGGTCTCGGTCTCCGCCGACGGCACGAAGAAGTACCTTTTCCGCACGCGGCGCGGCCACTACGTCGAGTCGGCCTACATCCCCGACGGCGAGCGGGCCACGCTCTGCGTCTCCTCGCAGGCGGGCTGCCGCATGGGCTGCCGTTTCTGCGCCACGGGCCGCCAGGGGCTGCAGGAGTCGCTGCCGGCGGCCGAAATCCTCAACCAGATCGTCTCCCTGCCCGAGCGCGACCGTCTCACGAACCTCGTGTTCATGGGGATGGGCGAACCGCTCGACAACCCGGACCAACTGCTGCGGACGCTCTCCGTCATCACTTCGGAGTGGGGCTTCGGCTGGTCGCCCACGCGCGTCACCGTCTCCACGGCGGGCGTCGTGCCGCAACTGCGGCGGTTTCTGGACGCCACGAAGGTCCATCTGGCCGTGAGCCTGCACAACCCCTTCCGCGAGGAGCGCATGGAGATCATGCCCGTCGAACGGGCGTGGCCCATCGCCGAGGTGACCGCCATCCTGCGCGGGTACGACTTCACCCACCAGCGGCGGGTCTCGTTCGAATACATCGTCCTGGAGGGGCTCAACGACTCGCCGCGCCACATCCGGGGGCTTTCGCGGCTGCTCGACGGCATCAAGTGCCGCATCAATCTGATCCGTTTCCACCGCATCCCCGGCTCGCCCTACTTCTCGCCCGACGACGAAGCGATGCGCCGCTTCCGCGACGCGCTGACCGCGCGCGGCATCCAGACCACGATCCGCGCCTCGCGCGGCGAGGACATCCAGGCCGCCTGCGGACTGCTGAGCACCGAGGCGCTCGGCGGCCGGTAG
- a CDS encoding 16S rRNA (guanine(527)-N(7))-methyltransferase RsmG, translating into MELIDKYFPDLTEEQRRRIAALYGLYADWNAKINVVSRKDFDQLYLRHVLHSLAIAKVCAFADGARILDAGCGGGFPSVPLAILFPGARFTAADSIRKKIAVVEGVAGALGLRNLTPRCVRVETLEERFDYVVSRAVTAMPEFLRLTWNRIERGQAGSLPNGVLYLKGGDLAEELALTGKRWYVYDIPRFFDEPFFETKKVVYTPKK; encoded by the coding sequence ATGGAACTCATCGACAAATACTTTCCCGACCTCACGGAGGAGCAGCGGCGGCGGATCGCCGCGCTGTACGGTCTCTACGCCGACTGGAACGCCAAGATCAATGTCGTCTCGCGCAAGGACTTCGACCAGCTCTACCTGCGTCACGTGCTGCACTCGCTCGCCATCGCGAAGGTGTGCGCGTTCGCCGACGGGGCGCGCATCCTCGACGCGGGGTGCGGCGGCGGATTCCCTTCCGTGCCGCTGGCGATCCTCTTTCCCGGGGCGCGCTTCACCGCCGCGGATTCGATCCGCAAGAAGATCGCGGTGGTCGAAGGGGTCGCCGGAGCGCTCGGGCTGCGGAACCTGACGCCCCGCTGCGTGCGGGTCGAGACCCTCGAAGAGCGTTTCGACTACGTCGTTTCGCGCGCCGTGACGGCCATGCCGGAGTTCCTGAGACTGACCTGGAACCGGATCGAGCGCGGACAGGCCGGTTCGCTGCCCAACGGCGTGCTCTATCTCAAGGGGGGCGATCTGGCCGAGGAACTGGCCCTCACGGGAAAGCGGTGGTATGTTTACGACATTCCCCGCTTCTTCGACGAACCGTTCTTCGAAACCAAGAAGGTCGTTTACACGCCTAAGAAATAG
- a CDS encoding RNA polymerase sigma factor, protein MEIDDYIVASDRELVGRVLEGDDNAFEYLFNRYRDAIHRLFVQRLGGANDADDLLQETFIKVYINLHRYNAEYTFGQWAYTIARNTFIDFVRRRQDGLSIDDRFAAPASSAPTPEESFINLQQRTQIEHYLERLTPRYRQLVRMRFFEEYSYEEIAAKLALPLGTVKTQIHRAREQMCRMISEGEKH, encoded by the coding sequence ATGGAGATAGACGACTATATCGTAGCCTCGGACCGCGAGCTGGTCGGACGGGTGCTGGAGGGCGACGACAACGCCTTCGAGTACCTCTTCAACCGTTACCGCGACGCGATCCACCGCCTGTTCGTCCAGCGGCTCGGCGGAGCGAACGACGCCGACGACCTGCTGCAGGAGACCTTCATCAAGGTCTATATCAACCTGCACCGCTACAATGCGGAGTACACCTTCGGGCAGTGGGCCTACACCATCGCCCGCAACACCTTCATCGACTTCGTGCGGCGGCGGCAGGACGGACTGTCGATCGACGACCGCTTTGCGGCGCCTGCCTCGAGCGCCCCGACACCCGAGGAGAGTTTCATCAACCTCCAGCAGCGGACGCAGATCGAACACTACCTCGAACGCCTCACGCCCCGCTACCGGCAATTGGTGCGGATGCGCTTCTTCGAGGAGTACTCCTACGAGGAGATCGCCGCCAAGCTCGCGCTGCCGCTCGGAACCGTGAAGACGCAGATACACCGCGCCCGCGAGCAGATGTGCCGGATGATCTCGGAGGGCGAAAAACACTGA
- a CDS encoding glycosyltransferase family protein, whose amino-acid sequence MQFFDHFLACYGWEGAALAGAMLVMLGVQLYYYLAVYGRIPGYRNNRRAAKLGAEPPVSVVIPLFAEDYSFVEERLPLVLAQNYPDFEVVIVYVGHDSDFYEDLVQLRHSFPQISTTKIQLDPRFPISRKMALNVGIKSAHYEHMVFTSTDAVPQTDRWLSLMAKGFMRGDIVLGYCGVERAKGLANYLMRTWRMMHAADWIARAVRRRAYRGTLHNFGFTKSLYFGANGFSHLNMNIGEDDLFLQKVITADNVSVILSPRATLREKAWGGMGWWMGRLRYYGSAFRFYPLSVRTFVRWELGSRALFFLTALCALAVMPVEYKLATAALVVARYAVVAVQVRRIARRLGESGIAGLYFLYDLLSPLWAAALGLLLLRRDERVWR is encoded by the coding sequence ATGCAGTTCTTCGATCATTTTCTGGCGTGCTACGGTTGGGAGGGCGCGGCTCTCGCGGGGGCGATGCTCGTGATGCTGGGCGTGCAGCTCTATTACTATCTGGCCGTCTATGGACGCATCCCGGGCTACAGGAACAACCGCCGTGCGGCGAAGCTCGGCGCCGAGCCGCCCGTGTCGGTCGTCATTCCGCTCTTTGCGGAGGACTACTCGTTCGTCGAGGAGCGGCTGCCGCTCGTGCTGGCCCAGAACTATCCCGATTTCGAGGTCGTCATCGTCTATGTGGGCCACGATTCGGACTTCTACGAAGACCTCGTGCAGTTGCGGCACTCCTTTCCGCAGATCTCCACCACGAAGATCCAGCTCGATCCGCGCTTTCCCATCTCGCGCAAGATGGCGCTCAACGTGGGCATCAAGTCGGCGCACTACGAGCATATGGTCTTCACCTCGACCGACGCCGTGCCCCAGACCGACCGCTGGCTGTCGCTCATGGCCAAGGGGTTCATGCGGGGCGACATCGTGCTGGGATACTGCGGCGTGGAGCGCGCGAAGGGGCTGGCGAACTACCTGATGCGCACCTGGCGGATGATGCACGCCGCGGACTGGATCGCCCGGGCCGTGCGGCGCCGCGCCTACCGGGGCACGCTTCACAACTTCGGATTCACCAAGAGCCTCTATTTCGGGGCGAACGGCTTCAGCCACCTCAATATGAACATCGGCGAGGACGACCTCTTCCTGCAAAAGGTCATCACGGCGGACAACGTGAGCGTCATCCTCTCGCCGCGGGCCACGCTGCGCGAAAAGGCGTGGGGCGGCATGGGCTGGTGGATGGGCCGGCTGCGCTACTACGGCTCGGCGTTCCGCTTCTACCCGCTGTCGGTCCGGACCTTCGTGCGGTGGGAGCTGGGATCGCGGGCGCTCTTCTTCCTCACGGCGCTCTGCGCCCTCGCGGTGATGCCGGTCGAGTACAAGCTCGCGACGGCTGCGCTGGTCGTCGCGCGCTATGCCGTCGTGGCCGTTCAGGTGCGGCGCATCGCCCGCCGGCTGGGCGAGAGCGGCATCGCGGGGCTCTATTTCCTCTACGACTTGTTGAGCCCGTTGTGGGCTGCGGCGCTGGGACTGCTGCTGCTGCGCCGCGACGAACGCGTATGGAGATAG